Proteins encoded together in one Calditrichota bacterium window:
- a CDS encoding ABC transporter permease, which translates to MGRISTELGAVFSRRHLFVRECVRLGVDSLPLVLLVGIFTGAVSGWQLHYQLDGYMPYDMIGPGVFKSIVLEMGPVLTGLVISGRVSASIAAELGTMRVTEQIDALESMAISSTRYLAVPRIAAMTAMMPVLVLQVNFIAIVGAWFVVTVFLGMTSSQFFGLIPAFFHLYDIFSGLLKSLFFGLSSSMIGCYVGFDASGGAEGVGTATIKAFVWSSITVLALDFLIAMILF; encoded by the coding sequence ATGGGTCGAATCTCCACTGAGCTTGGAGCGGTCTTCTCGCGGCGTCATTTGTTTGTCCGGGAATGCGTTCGACTTGGCGTTGACAGTTTACCGCTTGTGTTGTTAGTAGGTATATTTACCGGTGCGGTTTCGGGTTGGCAGCTTCACTACCAGCTCGATGGCTATATGCCTTACGACATGATCGGCCCCGGAGTTTTCAAAAGTATCGTCTTGGAAATGGGGCCGGTGCTGACGGGGTTGGTTATTTCGGGCAGAGTGTCCGCGTCTATCGCAGCAGAACTCGGCACAATGCGGGTCACGGAACAGATTGACGCGCTGGAGTCCATGGCGATTTCTAGCACGCGTTACTTGGCGGTGCCGCGCATCGCAGCGATGACGGCTATGATGCCGGTGCTGGTGTTGCAGGTGAATTTCATCGCGATTGTCGGAGCCTGGTTTGTCGTAACGGTATTTTTGGGCATGACGTCGTCTCAGTTTTTTGGACTGATTCCGGCGTTTTTTCATTTATATGATATTTTCTCAGGTCTGCTCAAGTCGCTTTTCTTCGGACTTAGTTCTTCGATGATCGGGTGCTATGTCGGCTTTGACGCAAGCGGCGGCGCGGAAGGCGTCGGCACCGCGACGATCAAAGCCTTCGTTTGGAGTTCGATAACCGTACTTGCGCTTGACTTTCTGATTGCGATGATCTTATTCTAA
- a CDS encoding ABC transporter ATP-binding protein, producing MIEARNVKKNFGSKQVLRGVNMRIEDGEALVIIGQSGCGKSVFLKHLVGLLDPDEGEVLVDGDRISRAKRADVYRIRMKFGVLFQSAALFDSMTVAQNVGLGLVEHTTMTQGEIDHRVAECLDLVSLSGTQESMPSELSGGMRKRVGLARAIALKPQYVLYDEPTTGLDPITADSINDLIVRLQEELRVTSIVVTHDMVSAFKIADRIVMLHLGQVVFSGNEKQIKTESIDIVRRFIAGESEDKLVVTHY from the coding sequence ATGATAGAAGCACGCAACGTCAAGAAGAATTTCGGCTCCAAGCAGGTGTTGCGCGGAGTAAATATGCGGATCGAAGACGGAGAAGCGCTGGTGATCATCGGTCAATCCGGCTGCGGCAAATCCGTTTTTTTGAAACACCTCGTGGGATTGCTTGATCCTGACGAGGGTGAAGTTCTGGTCGACGGCGACAGGATTTCCCGCGCCAAGCGAGCGGACGTATACCGAATTCGCATGAAGTTTGGAGTCTTGTTTCAGAGCGCCGCACTGTTTGACTCGATGACCGTGGCGCAGAATGTCGGCTTGGGACTGGTGGAACACACGACCATGACTCAAGGTGAAATTGACCATCGAGTCGCCGAGTGCCTCGATCTTGTCAGTCTGTCAGGAACACAAGAATCGATGCCGTCAGAGCTGTCCGGCGGTATGCGAAAACGCGTAGGTTTGGCGCGTGCGATTGCATTGAAACCGCAGTACGTTTTGTACGACGAACCGACCACGGGTCTCGATCCGATTACCGCCGACTCGATCAACGATTTGATCGTTCGACTGCAAGAAGAATTAAGAGTCACGTCGATTGTCGTCACACACGACATGGTCTCGGCATTTAAGATTGCCGATCGAATCGTCATGCTGCATCTGGGACAGGTGGTCTTCTCCGGCAACGAAAAGCAAATTAAGACGGAGAGTATCGACATCGTACGCAGATTCATCGCCGGCGAATCGGAAGACAAGCTGGTCGTCACGCACTACTGA
- a CDS encoding ABC transporter permease has product MGFFELIRQVVGTLGMNKLRSALTMFGITWGIASVMLLSGLATGFSEDSLSGIRSLGKDVVIVWGGRKSIATGSTRKGETIRFTEKTVDALNAKAQLFEFSPELSAWSTEMRAGPRLFNTRLAGVGETYGELRNVIPDHGRWISHRDIKEARRVCVIGDEVRKKLFGDGSDPLHERVLVGGREFLIIGWKSNKKQNSTYYGPDNDVVWIPYTTQLALYDRYWFGNVIFSPKNVDHHDLAVKEFKNIVAKVHKFDPEDPEALSLWDTHKSAMETEQVFDAINALMVAIGAITLMIGGLGVMNIMLVSVVERTREIGIRRAIGANAIDIVKQFFLECLIITVVAGVGGMFVGWGLIELLNSVQLPDGVAPPILSEKTMYVSAMMIGLVTIFSGLYPAIRAARVNPIQALHHE; this is encoded by the coding sequence ATGGGGTTCTTCGAACTCATCCGGCAGGTGGTTGGCACCTTGGGGATGAACAAACTCCGCAGCGCATTGACCATGTTTGGCATCACATGGGGCATCGCGTCCGTCATGCTGCTTTCCGGACTGGCAACGGGTTTCTCCGAAGATTCCTTGAGTGGCATTCGCTCTTTGGGAAAAGACGTCGTTATCGTTTGGGGCGGACGGAAGAGCATCGCCACGGGTTCGACGCGCAAAGGAGAGACAATCAGGTTCACCGAAAAAACGGTAGACGCACTAAATGCGAAGGCCCAGCTCTTCGAATTTTCGCCTGAGTTGTCCGCATGGAGCACCGAAATGCGCGCGGGACCGAGGTTGTTTAATACTCGTTTGGCCGGAGTCGGCGAAACTTACGGTGAACTCAGAAATGTCATCCCTGATCACGGCCGCTGGATTTCGCATAGAGACATCAAAGAAGCTCGCCGTGTTTGCGTTATCGGTGATGAAGTTCGCAAAAAGCTCTTTGGCGACGGATCGGATCCTTTGCATGAACGAGTCTTGGTCGGCGGGCGTGAGTTTTTGATTATCGGCTGGAAATCCAACAAGAAACAAAACTCAACCTACTATGGTCCGGACAATGATGTCGTCTGGATTCCCTATACGACTCAACTTGCCCTCTATGACCGCTATTGGTTCGGCAACGTGATCTTCTCCCCAAAGAATGTCGATCATCACGATCTCGCCGTCAAAGAATTCAAGAACATCGTTGCGAAAGTTCACAAATTCGATCCCGAAGATCCAGAAGCGCTTAGCCTTTGGGACACGCACAAAAGTGCGATGGAAACCGAGCAGGTCTTTGACGCAATCAATGCCCTTATGGTCGCGATTGGTGCGATAACCTTAATGATTGGTGGCTTGGGCGTGATGAACATCATGCTTGTTTCGGTTGTCGAGCGTACGCGTGAGATCGGAATTCGCCGTGCGATCGGAGCAAATGCGATTGACATCGTCAAACAATTCTTCCTCGAGTGTTTGATCATCACCGTTGTGGCCGGAGTCGGCGGTATGTTTGTCGGGTGGGGGTTGATCGAATTGCTGAATAGTGTCCAGCTTCCGGACGGCGTCGCACCGCCGATACTTTCGGAGAAAACGATGTATGTTTCTGCGATGATGATCGGATTGGTGACGATCTTCTCCGGATTATACCCCGCGATTCGCGCGGCGCGAGTTAATCCCATTCAGGCCTTGCACCATGAATAG
- a CDS encoding efflux RND transporter periplasmic adaptor subunit — MLSTIACKKDSEAKPKLKLSTVERGDMTQTVVATGSIRPLHQIEIRSTTGGSIRKFFVEEGDWVEKGKPLCEITPEASPAEQVRAREDLRTAEVEVKQAEDDLRIAKELADKNLAPEQNLRDAQRVLERAKARLSAAEAEWALIQRERIGEPSGDLDIVQTSTTIVAPITGLIFTRELDEGASVTPTTSASGGTIVITMGDHTEIEFRGDVDEADIGKLKPGLTANVTVQAYQGETFQGEIYHISPVGKYSDKEQQIVFNVKASVDNPNGQLKVGMSATAKIVVDERKDVPILDEMALFFKGDSAFVNIVTDTVAGTTEERAISLGISDGIRTEVTEGLEGGEIVSAGTVQEEG, encoded by the coding sequence ATGCTTTCCACGATCGCTTGCAAGAAAGACTCGGAAGCGAAACCCAAATTGAAACTCAGCACGGTCGAACGCGGTGATATGACTCAAACTGTCGTCGCCACCGGCAGCATCCGCCCGTTGCATCAAATTGAAATCCGGTCCACCACCGGCGGGTCGATCCGCAAGTTCTTTGTGGAAGAAGGTGATTGGGTCGAAAAGGGCAAGCCGCTCTGTGAGATCACGCCGGAAGCGTCGCCTGCGGAACAGGTACGCGCCCGTGAAGACTTGCGCACGGCTGAAGTGGAAGTGAAGCAGGCGGAAGACGATCTTCGGATCGCTAAGGAGCTCGCCGACAAGAATCTGGCTCCCGAGCAAAACCTTAGGGATGCTCAGCGCGTGCTGGAACGTGCAAAGGCCCGTCTTTCGGCAGCGGAAGCTGAATGGGCTTTGATTCAGCGCGAACGCATTGGCGAGCCGTCCGGGGACTTGGATATCGTCCAAACCTCGACGACTATCGTTGCGCCTATTACCGGGCTAATCTTCACGCGTGAATTAGACGAAGGCGCTTCCGTAACTCCAACCACATCCGCCTCGGGCGGCACTATCGTGATAACTATGGGAGATCACACGGAAATCGAGTTTCGCGGAGACGTTGACGAAGCGGACATCGGAAAACTGAAGCCCGGACTAACGGCAAACGTCACGGTTCAGGCGTACCAAGGCGAAACTTTCCAAGGTGAAATCTACCATATCTCGCCGGTCGGAAAGTACAGCGACAAAGAACAGCAGATTGTTTTTAATGTGAAAGCATCCGTGGACAACCCAAACGGCCAACTAAAAGTCGGGATGAGTGCAACGGCGAAGATTGTCGTCGACGAACGCAAGGACGTTCCGATTCTCGATGAAATGGCTCTGTTCTTTAAAGGCGATTCCGCCTTCGTGAATATTGTGACCGACACCGTTGCCGGCACGACCGAAGAACGTGCGATTTCATTGGGAATTTCCGATGGAATCAGGACGGAAGTTACGGAAGGGTTGGAGGGAGGCGAGATCGTCAGCGCGGGAACGGTGCAAGAGGAGGGCTAA
- the rsmH gene encoding 16S rRNA (cytosine(1402)-N(4))-methyltransferase RsmH, with protein MNSPNTYHVPVMGKEVVQWLVSDPNGTYADFTVGGGGHSRLIWSQLGESGRVVGIDRDPDAIAEARPTLPENNDLWNIRFSETLSKFFPLYGSVFSGILMDLGVSSHQLDEGARGFSYRDDGPLDLRMSQKGETAAELLAGLDEKSLKDMLKSLGEEPQSARIAKAIVRSRTEEPITRTAQLAEIIRKSVPATARKSLPRVFQALRMAVNSELEELESGLEAAWQLLKPSGRLVVLTYHSLEDRPVKQFMQSKAKPVTPPLTDLLAPPPRPTGSYPVRGPLLPTPEEIADNPRSRSAKLRVIEKIS; from the coding sequence ATGAATTCGCCCAACACCTACCACGTACCCGTCATGGGAAAAGAGGTGGTGCAGTGGCTGGTTTCAGATCCGAATGGAACGTATGCTGATTTCACCGTGGGGGGTGGCGGGCATTCTCGGCTGATATGGTCTCAGCTTGGCGAGTCAGGCAGGGTGGTTGGAATTGATCGCGATCCAGACGCGATAGCCGAAGCGCGGCCTACGTTGCCGGAAAACAACGACCTTTGGAATATACGATTCTCGGAGACACTGAGCAAGTTTTTTCCGCTGTATGGCTCAGTTTTTTCAGGAATTTTGATGGATCTCGGCGTCTCCTCGCATCAATTGGATGAAGGAGCACGCGGGTTTTCCTATCGTGACGACGGTCCACTCGATTTGCGGATGTCGCAAAAGGGGGAAACGGCCGCAGAGTTATTGGCTGGGCTGGACGAGAAATCGCTGAAAGACATGTTGAAATCTCTTGGCGAAGAACCGCAGTCGGCCCGAATCGCGAAGGCGATTGTCAGATCTCGGACAGAAGAACCCATTACCCGCACGGCTCAGCTCGCCGAGATCATTCGTAAGTCCGTGCCCGCGACGGCTCGCAAATCCCTTCCAAGAGTCTTTCAGGCTTTGCGCATGGCGGTCAACAGCGAGCTTGAAGAATTGGAAAGCGGACTTGAAGCTGCGTGGCAGCTCTTGAAGCCGTCGGGCAGGTTGGTCGTCCTGACCTACCACTCTTTGGAAGACCGTCCGGTCAAGCAGTTTATGCAATCGAAGGCGAAGCCGGTGACTCCGCCATTGACCGACCTGCTTGCACCGCCACCTCGTCCGACCGGGAGCTATCCCGTGCGCGGACCTCTCCTCCCCACTCCAGAAGAAATCGCGGACAATCCGCGTTCACGCAGCGCCAAACTGCGTGTCATAGAGAAGATCTCGTAA
- a CDS encoding transpeptidase family protein, translating to MTPPLSSKLQRQRKREILLACVFLLVMAAFAGRLVQLQVVEHSRWRELAERQMYNTAHEPMPRGEIRDRNGMPMAVTLPLSYAVGFRPSDNIPRDSMTTILSEYLPLSSDVIRRKLDARGYTYLARRVDWQVQQQIEDLELPGIEFVREARRSYPATVAAGTAVGFTNVDGIGQNGIEQALDSLLSGDKRDVLVWNDARRAVPAVMSPMDDALTYSGANVYLTIDLQLQAILDNCMSTGLADKKFEKACALLLDPHTGEVLGLSTVPQFDPNSPGDTDGEFRRCWPVTDLFEPGSIFKVVTVGAGLEEGIVQPSTMIDCEGGNYRVPGKTLHDAHSYDVLSVSEVFAKSSNIGCAKIAERMSADVVYKWITRFGFGTKTNTGLYYEPSGIVPKPAHWSGPTRSNLAIGQGVSVTALQIAAAYASIANGGLLMQPKLIRALEFPTGEKVNFDPVAMGPVLSPEHATELTRMMELVVKDGTGKAAGIEGVRIAGKTGTAQKVNFAEKTYYSNRYVSSFAGFFPADNPLYVLMVVVDDPRGAGYYGGQISAPVFASIAREILEERHPELLPEPKVESAGDTLKSEIETDSSEHEKFAFDTLKYVDVPRVRMPNLIGLPLRSAAKQMEFAGLDIDLEGYGVVFSQYPPAGEMVPLGFSCRVAARPMGSAAYASTN from the coding sequence ATGACTCCTCCGCTTTCCTCCAAACTGCAACGACAACGCAAGCGTGAGATATTGCTCGCCTGCGTCTTTCTGCTCGTGATGGCGGCATTTGCCGGCCGTTTGGTGCAGCTTCAAGTCGTCGAGCACAGCCGTTGGCGAGAGTTGGCTGAGCGGCAAATGTACAATACGGCGCACGAACCTATGCCGCGCGGAGAGATTCGTGACCGCAACGGCATGCCCATGGCCGTGACATTGCCCTTGTCGTATGCCGTGGGATTCAGGCCTTCAGACAATATACCTCGCGACAGTATGACGACGATTCTGTCGGAGTATCTACCTCTTTCAAGTGATGTCATACGCCGCAAGCTTGATGCTCGGGGCTATACATATTTGGCTCGGCGGGTTGACTGGCAAGTCCAACAACAGATCGAAGACCTTGAACTTCCCGGAATCGAATTCGTGCGCGAAGCACGCAGAAGTTATCCGGCGACGGTTGCCGCAGGGACGGCGGTTGGGTTTACGAATGTGGATGGAATCGGCCAGAATGGAATTGAACAGGCGCTCGACTCACTGTTGAGCGGTGACAAGCGCGACGTGCTGGTTTGGAATGACGCACGGCGCGCCGTGCCCGCGGTAATGAGTCCGATGGACGACGCGTTGACGTACTCGGGCGCAAACGTCTATTTGACGATCGACTTGCAGCTTCAAGCGATCCTTGACAATTGCATGTCAACCGGACTGGCCGACAAAAAATTTGAGAAGGCGTGCGCACTCCTGCTTGATCCGCATACAGGGGAAGTCCTGGGACTCTCAACCGTGCCCCAATTCGATCCGAACTCTCCGGGCGACACCGACGGAGAGTTTCGCCGTTGCTGGCCCGTGACGGACTTGTTCGAACCGGGGTCGATCTTTAAGGTCGTCACCGTGGGCGCGGGGCTTGAAGAAGGAATCGTACAACCTTCGACCATGATCGATTGCGAAGGCGGCAATTACCGAGTGCCGGGCAAGACTCTGCACGACGCGCACTCATACGATGTTCTCTCGGTCTCCGAAGTCTTCGCGAAATCTTCGAATATCGGTTGCGCAAAAATCGCCGAGCGAATGTCGGCTGACGTCGTCTACAAGTGGATTACGCGGTTTGGTTTTGGGACGAAAACCAACACCGGACTTTATTACGAACCGAGCGGCATTGTTCCCAAACCCGCGCATTGGAGCGGCCCGACGAGGTCCAACTTGGCCATCGGACAAGGCGTGTCCGTAACCGCTTTGCAAATAGCCGCGGCATATGCTTCAATCGCCAACGGTGGACTGTTAATGCAGCCGAAACTGATTCGCGCACTGGAATTCCCGACCGGCGAAAAGGTCAACTTCGATCCAGTCGCGATGGGACCAGTGCTTTCTCCCGAACATGCCACTGAATTGACGCGCATGATGGAGCTCGTGGTGAAAGATGGAACCGGAAAAGCCGCCGGAATTGAGGGCGTGCGCATCGCTGGAAAGACGGGCACGGCGCAAAAAGTAAACTTTGCCGAAAAGACCTATTATTCGAATCGGTACGTCAGTTCGTTCGCGGGCTTCTTCCCTGCCGACAATCCGCTGTATGTGTTAATGGTGGTTGTCGACGATCCGCGCGGCGCAGGTTACTACGGCGGACAAATATCCGCGCCGGTTTTTGCGTCGATTGCCCGTGAGATACTGGAAGAACGCCATCCTGAATTGTTGCCGGAGCCGAAAGTTGAATCCGCCGGCGATACTCTCAAATCCGAAATTGAAACGGATTCGTCCGAACACGAGAAATTTGCTTTCGACACATTGAAATACGTCGACGTGCCGCGCGTACGCATGCCTAACCTGATTGGATTGCCGTTGCGGTCCGCAGCCAAGCAAATGGAATTCGCGGGACTCGACATCGACTTGGAAGGTTACGGAGTCGTTTTCTCGCAATATCCACCGGCCGGCGAAATGGTGCCGTTGGGTTTTTCGTGTCGAGTTGCAGCGCGTCCGATGGGATCAGCCGCGTATGCTTCAACTAACTGA
- a CDS encoding UDP-N-acetylmuramoyl-L-alanyl-D-glutamate--2,6-diaminopimelate ligase, translating to MLQLTELARAVEGEILGTAKNVGVRGVAYDSRRVSPGDVFVAISGLKDDGSRYVRDAIAKGAVAVIQDRTLKTSYEVPVVGVATPRAALAKAAWSLADTPNKKLKLVGITGTNGKTTVAAALANLLTLCDKPCGVCGTLGMFFGEHKLESDRTTAEAPELARAFADMLERGATHVAMEATSIGLVMHRLDELQFEVGILTNMSRDHLDFHGTWENYRQAKSMLFDSSRLAGTAVINADDPEADYFLRHTTRPSLSYGLNDACEFCASEIQLRADGTSFLLRTPESSFEISSRLIGKFNVYNTLAVVAGAYALGVPLAKIVEVLPGLTPVRGRAEVVPSSASFAVLVDYAHTPDALEKILSTMRDLTKGKLHCVIGAGGDRDKGKRPLMAQAAEKYSNVVYLTSDNPRSEDPQAILDDMLAGVASSNKIRSNPDRRAAICAALQSAKAGDVVVVAGKGHETYQEIRGIKHTFDDADVIREWLRQSGFLT from the coding sequence ATGCTTCAACTAACTGAACTGGCACGCGCAGTCGAAGGAGAAATTCTCGGAACTGCGAAAAATGTTGGCGTGCGCGGAGTGGCCTACGATTCGCGTAGAGTATCACCCGGCGACGTGTTCGTTGCGATTTCCGGATTGAAGGACGACGGATCGAGGTATGTGCGCGACGCGATTGCCAAAGGCGCCGTAGCAGTTATTCAAGATCGTACTTTGAAAACTTCATACGAAGTACCCGTGGTCGGAGTTGCGACTCCCCGTGCGGCGCTCGCGAAGGCTGCATGGAGTCTTGCGGACACTCCGAACAAGAAGTTGAAACTCGTCGGCATCACGGGCACAAACGGCAAGACAACGGTTGCTGCAGCGCTGGCGAATCTATTGACGTTGTGTGACAAGCCTTGTGGAGTCTGCGGCACATTGGGCATGTTCTTTGGAGAGCACAAACTCGAAAGCGACCGCACGACGGCGGAGGCTCCTGAACTTGCCAGGGCTTTTGCGGATATGCTTGAGCGCGGAGCGACTCATGTGGCCATGGAGGCTACGTCGATTGGCTTGGTGATGCACCGTTTGGATGAACTTCAATTTGAGGTCGGCATCCTGACCAACATGTCACGCGATCATCTCGATTTTCACGGCACATGGGAGAACTACCGTCAAGCGAAGTCGATGCTTTTCGATTCGAGCAGGCTCGCCGGAACGGCTGTCATCAACGCAGATGATCCGGAAGCGGACTACTTTCTTCGCCACACAACTCGCCCTTCTTTGTCATATGGATTGAATGATGCCTGCGAGTTCTGCGCCAGTGAAATTCAGCTTCGCGCCGATGGGACGAGCTTTCTCTTACGCACACCAGAAAGCAGCTTTGAAATAAGTTCTCGGTTGATTGGCAAATTCAACGTGTACAATACGCTCGCGGTCGTCGCAGGAGCATATGCGCTGGGAGTCCCGCTTGCGAAAATAGTCGAAGTTCTTCCCGGACTGACTCCTGTTCGAGGTCGCGCTGAAGTGGTTCCTTCATCAGCTTCTTTTGCCGTATTGGTCGACTACGCGCATACACCGGACGCGTTGGAAAAGATTCTCTCGACCATGCGCGATCTAACAAAAGGCAAATTACATTGCGTAATCGGCGCAGGCGGGGATCGGGACAAAGGCAAACGTCCACTTATGGCGCAGGCCGCAGAGAAGTACAGCAACGTTGTTTACTTGACTTCGGACAATCCACGCAGCGAAGACCCGCAAGCTATTCTGGACGATATGTTAGCGGGGGTGGCGTCGTCAAACAAGATTCGCTCCAATCCTGATCGTCGCGCGGCGATTTGTGCAGCCCTTCAGTCGGCGAAAGCAGGCGACGTCGTGGTGGTCGCGGGTAAGGGGCACGAGACTTATCAGGAAATTCGGGGCATCAAGCATACCTTCGACGACGCGGACGTGATTCGCGAGTGGCTTCGCCAGAGCGGCTTTTTGACATGA
- the murF gene encoding UDP-N-acetylmuramoyl-tripeptide--D-alanyl-D-alanine ligase yields the protein MMLPTLGWLKAETSSESELPENAPLHVSIDSRKIQPGETFWALSGTRDGHEFVEQAIRAGAAAAVVKRSFSAGDPDIDSKLIAVDDPMCALTELARRWRQALKCRALGLTGSVGKTTTKDFTLAAFANEQGVFATHGNFNNEIGVPLTILRTPRDAALLICEMGAARIGDIAHLCSVALPDSGLVTAIADAHTESFGSIENVMRGKGELYDFVARRGTAFVPTEDMRCVQASTACTKKIGYGFHSQPNDWESGYVQGKELLFDDEACANFVALGERIKLCVPGRPAAKAALAAMTIALHHGIAPHVAAQNISAARPASGRASVKKAGDVTIIDDSYNANPASMRAALETLSLRRAGRKVVILGDMLELGEISDIAHREVVEELDHAGVSLAVLIGPRMSHVAAASIVMTQLRIYPTVEQALPTLSQLVKPGDLVLVKASRGMALDRAVKRIEEQFS from the coding sequence ATGATGCTTCCGACGTTAGGTTGGCTCAAGGCTGAAACGAGCAGTGAATCGGAACTTCCCGAGAATGCTCCGCTTCATGTCTCAATAGACAGTCGAAAAATTCAGCCCGGGGAAACATTTTGGGCATTGAGCGGTACGCGGGACGGGCACGAATTTGTGGAACAAGCAATTCGCGCCGGAGCCGCCGCTGCGGTAGTCAAGCGTTCTTTTTCAGCCGGTGATCCCGACATCGACAGCAAGTTAATCGCGGTCGATGATCCAATGTGCGCGTTAACGGAACTCGCCCGGCGTTGGAGACAAGCACTGAAGTGTCGCGCACTCGGTCTAACAGGATCGGTAGGCAAAACGACGACCAAGGATTTCACTCTTGCCGCGTTTGCAAATGAACAGGGAGTATTCGCGACACACGGAAACTTCAACAACGAGATCGGCGTTCCCTTAACCATTCTTCGAACTCCCCGCGATGCCGCGTTGCTGATATGCGAAATGGGAGCCGCGCGAATTGGAGATATTGCTCATTTGTGTTCAGTAGCTTTGCCGGACAGCGGATTAGTCACGGCGATTGCCGATGCGCATACGGAAAGTTTTGGATCAATTGAAAACGTAATGCGCGGCAAAGGCGAGTTGTATGATTTTGTCGCCAGGCGCGGTACCGCGTTTGTTCCAACTGAAGACATGCGTTGCGTTCAAGCGAGTACTGCTTGCACGAAGAAGATAGGGTACGGGTTTCACTCACAACCTAATGACTGGGAGAGCGGCTATGTACAAGGCAAGGAATTGCTGTTTGACGATGAAGCCTGCGCGAACTTCGTTGCACTGGGTGAACGAATCAAGCTGTGCGTGCCCGGCAGGCCCGCAGCGAAAGCCGCACTTGCCGCAATGACAATCGCATTACATCACGGCATCGCGCCGCACGTAGCAGCTCAGAACATTTCCGCTGCGAGACCGGCAAGCGGACGCGCAAGTGTCAAGAAAGCCGGCGACGTCACGATCATCGACGATTCTTATAACGCCAATCCGGCCAGCATGCGTGCCGCGCTTGAGACTCTCTCGCTCCGACGTGCTGGACGAAAGGTCGTAATTCTCGGCGACATGCTCGAATTAGGTGAAATCAGCGATATCGCACATCGCGAAGTCGTCGAAGAACTTGATCACGCCGGAGTATCGCTGGCCGTGTTAATTGGCCCACGCATGTCTCATGTCGCCGCAGCCAGCATCGTAATGACACAATTAAGAATTTATCCCACGGTCGAGCAAGCGCTACCGACTCTTTCTCAGCTTGTGAAACCGGGCGACCTTGTGCTGGTGAAGGCGTCGCGCGGAATGGCGCTTGACCGCGCTGTAAAACGGATCGAAGAACAATTTAGCTGA
- a CDS encoding phospho-N-acetylmuramoyl-pentapeptide-transferase has protein sequence MLYHLLVPLRDHIIGANLFRYLTFRSALAAVLGLVISFWIGPWLIRQLKSHQLGEEIRADGPATHFSKAGTPTMGGLMILAAVAIPTLLLANLKNFYVLLTLLAFLWMGAIGFFDDYLKTVKKKKAGLVARQKLVAQVGLGLVVGVFLLLYSHLFGQNFHHSVTQTTVPFVKHVMFDFGWFYPIVVMVVITGTSNGTNLTDGLDGLAIGVTSIAAAAFAVISYVTGNVNFSSYLNIIYLDGAGELTIFCSALLGAGLGFLWYNSYPAQVFMGDTGALALGAALGTMAVLLKKEFFLVVIGGIFVAEAISVMLQRGYFKYTKKKFGEGRRIFRMAPLHHHFEQLGMHETKVVVRFWIVQVLLVLISLTMFKVR, from the coding sequence ATGCTTTATCATTTACTGGTACCGCTGCGCGATCACATCATCGGGGCGAATCTCTTTCGTTACCTGACGTTTCGCTCCGCTCTCGCGGCCGTACTTGGTTTAGTGATATCTTTTTGGATTGGTCCCTGGTTGATCCGCCAGCTTAAGTCACATCAGCTTGGCGAAGAAATTCGCGCAGATGGTCCGGCAACGCACTTCAGCAAAGCAGGAACGCCTACGATGGGCGGCCTGATGATTCTTGCTGCCGTCGCGATTCCTACTCTACTGCTTGCGAACCTGAAGAACTTCTACGTGCTGCTCACTTTGCTCGCGTTCTTATGGATGGGAGCCATCGGGTTCTTTGACGACTATCTCAAGACCGTCAAGAAGAAAAAAGCAGGCCTTGTTGCGCGGCAGAAACTCGTTGCGCAAGTCGGGCTTGGTTTAGTGGTCGGAGTTTTTCTCCTCCTCTACTCGCACCTTTTCGGTCAGAATTTTCATCACAGCGTCACTCAGACGACCGTTCCGTTCGTGAAGCACGTCATGTTTGATTTTGGGTGGTTTTATCCGATCGTGGTAATGGTGGTGATCACGGGCACATCAAACGGCACAAATTTGACGGATGGTCTTGACGGCCTCGCGATCGGCGTAACGTCCATTGCTGCCGCTGCGTTCGCTGTAATCAGTTACGTAACGGGCAATGTCAATTTCTCCAGCTACCTTAATATTATTTATCTCGACGGTGCTGGCGAGCTGACGATCTTTTGTTCCGCGCTGCTTGGAGCGGGCCTCGGTTTTCTTTGGTACAATTCGTATCCGGCACAAGTTTTCATGGGTGACACCGGCGCGCTCGCACTCGGAGCGGCACTCGGTACGATGGCGGTCCTCCTCAAGAAGGAGTTTTTTCTCGTTGTGATCGGCGGCATATTTGTCGCGGAAGCGATCAGCGTGATGCTTCAACGCGGGTACTTCAAATACACGAAGAAGAAGTTTGGAGAAGGCCGGCGGATCTTTCGAATGGCGCCGCTGCATCATCATTTTGAACAATTGGGAATGCACGAAACCAAAGTAGTCGTGCGCTTCTGGATCGTGCAAGTGCTGCTTGTATTGATCAGCCTGACAATGTTCAAGGTCCGTTAA